GTGTTAGCTGTAACTCCTCGTTAACATTATCCCGTTTTCAAAAATCAGAAACTGTGCGAATATTTCCAAGTGCAACTACGCAAAATACGATTAATTCGGCCCTGCGCACACTTCCGTAGAATTCGAATACCGTTTCTCAGACATATTGAAACGTGAACAAACTTTTCATAAGGCTGGGCACGATCGTGCGTAATGTTGACTTTGAACATTCCTCGAGTAACATTTGATTCGTAGACGTCGACGGTTACGTTCCATACACGTTTTACGATCATTTTTGTCGAACGTGGCTTATCGTCGAGAGGCTCTCCGGAAAAAGGTTATCGAGCTGGAAACGCGCATAACCGGAATACAGGTAAACATAGTTCAATGCTACTCGGTTCGCTTATGTAATCCATTCTTCCACCAAGCAAAAACAATCTGCGAATCGGATTCGTAACGATCCCGTAAAATACACGCGGATTCGGCTCGTCTTTCGTGTCTCACGTTTTACGTTTCACGTGCGATGTGTGGTCCTTGCTGCGCACAACACACCAACATACTCCGAAATCGAGTAGCGATTTGAAACGCACATAACCGGCGTTGACGATGGATCCTGAATACGCGTTCGAAGGATTACGTTTCTATGGAAAAGAaagaagcaagaacaacaaagaacaaagaaaaaagagaaatggAAAAATGGAAAAATGGAAAAATCGCAGAAGAGGAAAAAAGCGAAACCCACCCTCCGGCAACGAGGTGTATCGCGGTATCGCGATTCAGCATTCTTCGAGTCTCTACGGCACAATCCCTCTGTCACTCGGGAAGCAGCATGTAGGTATTTCTGGTTAAAAGAAGAAACCGCAGACACTGAACGTATGCACTTCGCGAATTACACTTCGTCATAAACTACGTCGTTGTCGTTGTACGCAGCGATTCAACGACGTTACTCGGCACTTGTCTCAATGATCGAACGAAACAATCGACAGAAGCGCGAAACAATTAAAAGATAACCAAATCCGTACGAAAGCTCGGAGACAACTGGAAACAACTGAACTGATCGCATCGACCGCACCGAACGTATGGCGCTCCCTACTCCTTACCCCTACCACGAGTCACGTTCGCGCACAGTTTACGCGTCTGCGCACTCGATGCCAAATTCACCAACTTTTCCATGATACAATTGCGGATGACTCTACGAATTGTAcgttacatacatatatgtacatacgtaTTACACATACGTTCGATCGAATATCGTTTCAACGTGCATTCTACCGTTTCATCGATGTCATGCTGTTGGTTTAAATAGTTTATAAGTTTCAGAAAAATGCAAATCAATCGATTTACATGCGACCAGAATCGCGCGTTAATATTATGTAACTACGTTACATACTATCATGGCATTAGCATGCATATTTGGGACTGTACGCTCTACCATTAAATCGAAGGAACGCGCGATTTACATTAGTAAATAACAGCATTTATTGCGTTACATTTATATTCTTTCTCGCTTTGTCATTAAAACTATATCtatcaattatttattcgaaatgaaaAAGATTTAAAAGAGAGAACAGTACCGCCATCTACGACAAATTGCTCTAGTTATTTTTCGCGCGCAATTTCTTATTTCGCCTAGGTTTATGTATCAACGATAGAGAGCAGACTCAGATCATTATGCGGATGTATATAGGGTACCGCCTTGGGCcagcagagctcgcctctcattggtcgttctcgttttttcgttaataactcgtaaacgacacTGCGGATTCCATTTGCGCTAAGGTAAAGGTTACTTCGaacgacctcgggaacctctcgTTTCCCGATTGCGAATGACCCTGTTTACAGCATTCTACataatacagagagagagagagagagagagagagagagagagagagagagagagagaggatattGTATGTATATTTCATGTACAGACCAAGGCCCCTTTATCTGCTCTTCCACTTCGAAGGTTTATGGTCTACGGCCTATAGATACAATACCACACTGTACATAGCTATtcgtatttttataaatcgACAACGGTCAAACGTTTATCGAATCGGTGGACGGTTTGAGACACATGCTTTGAAATGTAATGGATGACGATTCTGCCACTGGATGTTGTACAATTAATTATTAACATCGTCTATTGTTGGTCGATTATTAAACGATCGTCGATTTGATTTTATTAATGAAATGAGCAAAGTAACGGACGATGATGAACGTAGAAGACGCTCTTTGGAAGCAGGCAGAGAAATGGTAAGCACCAAAAATCTCGCTCTTTGTTTGCAATTAATTCTTGCTTCGCAGATTTCGTTCTTTGCCGGGTTTGCTATCGTTGGTTACTTTCGGAAATAATCGTTACGCGATTCGATGCCATTTGTTTACGTACGTAGTTATGCTTTCATGGTGCttaattgtcaattattatatttttcaatGCGACGATACATAGATAATTGGGAAAACAAGAGTAAAAATGCCcacattttaatttcattatctCACCACGGACCGAGCGTGTCTCGAAACATTTGCgtttcacatttttcatttaaaagtagtgttttattttgatttcttttATCGTTGATAATTGCATTCTTTCCCTCGACAAAACTATCAGTTTTTCCAGAATGCTCCTACTTTGACAGGCAAGAAACATCTTAGAATGTTTAGTATAAATTACTATGCGTATCGAGCGATCGTGGTATATCTTTCAGCTGGAGAAATACAAGGCGGAAAGAATTAATAAAGCCAAAGGCCCGGGTCATAGTCAAACGGACGATGCATCGGACGAGGAATCTTTTCGTATCGACAAATCCATTGGACGCAGAGAATCTTACGTAAGGAGACAAACGACGTGTCGCGACCGATACCGACgaatagtaatataaaaattttgaCCGTCGTGTAACGTAGATGCACGAGGGTGTATCGTCGAGGGATGTCACCCAAAGCAGCGTCAGTATGAGCGAAGGAGAAGCCGACGGCGATTTGGAAGGACTCGCCGGGAGGGTAGCTCAGTTGGAAGAGATGCTACAAGGAAAAGAAGCCATAGTCGAAGCTTTGCACGCCGAGATAGACCACTTAAGAGCGGAGGCTTCGTCCCCTAATTCTTCGCAGAGTCAAAACAGTAGCATTCATGGCAAAGATATTATATCGTTGTATCATACGAaggtatattatataactaatatacgtatatcgGTCGAAGAAGAGAGACGCTCGAATAtcgatttcaatttcttcaCCTTGTATTAATATGTGTGTCGATGAAATTACATTGTGTTTTGTTAAACAGTTGCAGGAATTTGAGAAAGCTATAAATAAACGTGATAATTTGATAGAGGAGTTGACATGGTCCCTGCAACAAGCACTATCTGCCAGAGATAATCTTGTTACTCAGTTAAGTTCTTTAAATGCTGTACAAATTCCGGATAAAGGTCGGGCTGGTACTGTAAATAGCGCAAACATGCAGGACAAGGTGAGTATTAGGAATTGCCGTAGGAACCGTTTGGAGGAACGAATCCGGTTGTGTTTACACGTTTATAGAATCGTTTGAATTCAATGGATTTCTTGTCAGATCGACGCCTTGGAAGCTACTCTAAGCAATCAGAgatcgataatagaaaaattgaacGGTCAGCTGATACAGTCTCAAGAACGTGAACGTACATTGGAAATGGAGAGAGAGACTCGAAACGCCGAGATCAGCGACTACAAACTGCAAATAAACAATCTGAATGAACAGATTCGTTTGGGTGCAACTGACAAGAATTTGAATATCGCTGAGACTTTGGAACAGCAAAAGAAATACGAGGCGCGCGTCGATAAAATCAAGCAGGACATGCAACATATTTTAGAAAAATTCACGACCGAGACAAACATAAATACCGCACGACATCAACAGGAATTAAAAGTATGTAACAGAACCGAGGCTTTCTTCTAAACAAACGTTTCTACGTTTTCTTTTTCGTAGGAGGTGGCTGCGAAACACGAAACGGAAATCATGAATATTCAAGAGATGTACGAGGAACGATTGAAACAGTTTAAAGATGAAAATAAAGTACTAGCCGATCGTTTGAACAAAGACTTGCCCGATCTCGAAACCAGGCACGCCAAAGAACTTTCCATATTCCAAGCACAAATGGGCCATTATAAAAAGACCGTTGAGGCTTTGAAGCTCGAATTAGTAAACAGATCGGAGTCACAGCAAACCGCGCAAGCCGAACTGAGCCAGTGCAAAGCAAAAGTGAACGAGCTGAAGGTTCAATATGAGAACGCGCATCAAATACAAGAGTTGGAGCatcaaaaagaaagagaaatgcTAGGTGAACAGATCAAGCTGCACAAGTTACAATTGGAAGATATCACGTCGAAATATGTTGCCGCGACCGCGATTCTGGAATCGAAAGAGAGCATCGAACGTTCGTTGGAACAGGCTCTAACGAATGCCGCGACACTAAAAGATGAGAACGATAGTTTGAAGTTCAAATTGGACGACTTGTCGTCGAGATACACCGCGGCTCAGTCGTTGATTGAAAATACTCAAGTGCACGAGCGAACTTTGAGCAATCGAATTTTCGACCTAGAGAAATCGTTGTCCAGACTCAGCGGTATCAACCTTAGCACGTTCAGTGGCCTAAATGAAACAGCTTATCAAAGTTTGGACGAAGTTGCGATTCAATTTCACCTGACGAAACAGAAACTCGAAGAGAAAGCGGAACTAGAAAAGCTTCTGATCGATAAAATTGAGAATCTCGAGGGCGAGGTTCGGAAAACGACGGAGGAGCTCGAGCAAGCAAATCTGGCTAGAAAATCGTACGAGAAGCAACTGAAGGACACAAGGAACATGTGCGACAAGTACAAGTCCGAGCTTAACTCGTTGAAATCTCTTGATACCGATGGCCAGAGTTGCTCGAGAGATTTGTTCGAAAAGACCGAGAAAGACCAACAGGAGATTAAGCAACTGAAAATAAATTTGGAGCAAAAGGAAGCAGAACTCGCGGATTCTCTGAGGCAGGTACAAGACTTGTCGCAGAAATTTCAAAAATCCGATGAGGAATGTCAGCAGCTGAAAAACGGATTGGCCACTGCGTGGGCCCAATGCGCGGAGGTAGAAGAGAAGTTGAATCAAACGTTGGCGTTGAACGAAAGCAAACTCGACTCGTCTGTCCCGATGTCTAGTCACGATAATACTTCGACGATGCGAATAAAATTCAATAGAACCGTAAACGATACTACGACGTTGTCCATCGATGATACGCACGATCAAAGCAGAGACGACAACAGGCTTTTCTACGGCAGGGACGACGACTCGTCGGACACGACCGGTGTCGTGGCATCGTTGCAGGCAAAGCTGGCATCGACTTTGCAGGAAAACGAAAGATTGGCCAAAGAACTGGAACGCTCGCTAGAGGCACAGCTCGATTACAATCGAGTTAAAGAAAAACCGAAACACTACTCGACATCGATGGACAACTCGATCATGGAGAAACATCGtgtcgaggaggaggaggaggaggaggaggaggaggctccGTGGAAAGAGCTAAGGACCGCGCATTCGCTGAAAGAATCTGTGAATCAACTCCGAGCGGAGAAAGAATTGTTGAGAAAGGAGATCGATGCGTTGATTTGTGTTCACGATAAGCAAATAAACGCGATAAAAGTCGAAACTGCCTCGGAAATTAGGAAAGTTCAATCGTTGGTATCGGGCGTGAAAGATGGCACAGCGGAGCTACGTGATCTAAAAACGGAATTGGAGATGCGACACGCCAAGGAGATGGAGGAATTGCGGACCTATTTCGAACAGAAATGTCTGCTGATGGAAAAGCAATATTCGGAGGAAATCTTTAGTCAGCAGTCGAAAAAGATGTCCGACAACGACAGCGAGATAGCAGACTTGACGGAAAGCTTGTATTTCGGCGGTGCCGGGGATTGCATGAACGTTTCGAACAATCTCTCCGAACGTAGCTCCAGGGTTGCTTCGCCGTTGGCGTTGGCGTTGGCGGACGAACAATCGAAACACAATACCAACGGTTTGAACAAGTACGAGCTCGAGACAACCGTTAAAGCGTTGCAACAGGAactgcaaaataaaataatagaagtgCAGGAAGTAAAACTGCATTATGAAAagaagttggaggaacaaaagaTGACATACGAAGGAGAATTGTATGGCAACAGAAGGGAACCAGAGAAACTGGAATTCTTGCGGAACATGGTGACTCGTGTAAGTATTTTATTATACCGGTCCAGAGAGTACATGGTATTTTGCGCATTTTTCAACCGTGTAAATAAcagattatatttttattactttctttctattttttctttctttattctTCATTCTCGTCTCTTCTTCTCTTTCCCTTCCCATCTGTCTTGCTCTGTTTCTTTCTACAATATTTAACGTTCCGTGTGTTAAAGCAGCTTCATCGACATGCGTCGTTTACTAATAACAATCTGACTAGTATTATTTTGTTAGGTTTCACTTTTAGATCAGTCTTACCCAAAGAAAGTGCATGCAATTGCTGAATAGTTTAGTTTTCGAATAGTTTTCAATAAGCTACATGTACACGATAAAAGCCAGATTTTACCATTCCCATTGTAACTAACATGCTACTGTGTGACCATATATGTGTGCATGCAGCATTGTCAAACAGAGTGGGATGCGGGTGCGTTGGAAAACGGTGAATTAACTCAACTGCGAGCGGCCTACCACCATCAGTTGGAAGAACAGATTGCGCTAGCTAAATTGGACATTGTCAATGCGCTTCAAGAACAAATTCAGGTAGTTTTAGATACACAGGAATTTCATTTCTCCACACTATCTACTGGTATATCTGAGCGTTTAAATACGTTTTCTTTGGCATAAAACGGTGTATTTATTTTCGAGGAACGGTAGTAGCGATCGGCTGGTTTTCTTTAACAATGATTGTCGTTTATGAAACTAGGCCCTCCTGTCGGTCGAATCGGAGGTCGATGATATTTGGTCGCCAGAGTTGCTAGAGTTACGCGACAAACTGACCGGCAATGCGAAACGCGAGATGCAGTTGCTGAAAGATGCTCATGCAGCGGAAGTGCAACGGCTCAAGGAGGAATACTCGCGCAACGTAGCCAGAATGATAGACCGTCATCAAGAGGAGCTGAATAAGATTCGAGATGGCGTGCCCGTCACCGATTCGAAGAAAGTCTTGGCCCAGCTTGGAGATTCAAATGTTCTTGAAGAGAGGTATTCGTCTTGTATTATAGTACTAGTTTATCATCGAGTACCATTGGATCGATGGCGCCATAGTTGTCCGTTTCGTTCTGCAGGAATAGTTTGTACAAAATCTGTGCTACCCTGAGAACCTTGGTCGAAGAGCTACTAAAATATTTTCTCGTGTGCGAAGAGGAAGTCAACGATACTCTGATCGGCGAAATTTTCAAGAGACAACCGCGCGACGGTGTCGGTAACGAGAGAACGTTGGAGAACACCGAGGACGTTAAAAAgttgaagaacgaagaacacgCTAGTCCAAGTTCGTCGAGATTAAATTCATCCGGTTCGAGGATTCGACGAGTTCACTTTGCACCGCAAACTACAGAAATAATATCCATAATGAACAGCGATAGCGAGACTTGGCAAACAATATTGGGAGAGAAGAACGACATCGTCGAAAAATTGAAAGAGGAATTGAACAGCTGCGTGCAACGTTTGAAGTCCGAAAACGCCGAGATTCTCGCGATTACGAACAGAAAGGACGGGGATCGTGGTCAAGGTGGTCCTTTCCCGAAAGAGGTCGCCTGGATGAATCAAATGAACGAACAGCTCGCTTCCAAGCTGCAGGAAACGGAATCCATGATTTTGAACTACGAACAGGAAACGGAGCAGCTGAAACTTACTGTTCTTGATCTCCAAAGGAAATTGATCAACGTAGAAAACAAGAAAGAGATCATTACCGAAGGTTACGGAGAGAACGACGACGTCGGCGTAGAAATTACCTTGCAAGATTTCACGCATCTACAGGAGAAAGGTAAAAACACGCGAGattcgttctcgttctcgttctcgtccGACGTCTCTAACATTCTGTGGGATTTCAACTGATTTTTCAGCGAGGCACGTATTGTCGAACGGAGGAGAAGACTGTACGGTCCTGTTGCAACTGATAGAGGAATTGTGTAGACAGAGCGACAAATTGATGGAGGATGccaggagagagaaagaagactTGCAGCAACAGGTAAACGTGAATTGAAATTCACCAAGGAACGGTGCACAGATATTGCATGTCTTTTTAATACATAGAATTGTTATgttacatacatacaaacaagtTGTGGTGTATTTTGCATATTTAAAAGGAGTTTTGTACATGGTACCTTATATTATCTGTACCTATCAGTTTACCGGTATAATAGTTCGTACACATTGCACAAGATCTTCTTTTTAGTTAGCCTCCTCGTTATCCATGTATCATCACCGTTCACTTTTTCAATCTGTTTTGTTTGATTATGCATATGCGACTCCGACTCGGATCCGAGTCCAGTGCCTGAAAggaacagaacagaacagaggAAGGGATATGCTAGcgatattcatattatattagtGGAAACACAAGGGAAACAAAGAACAAGAAAGAAATAATAGACGATTACAATTGTGTGCCTGGGTCTGTGATACCGTTTTTAAAGAATTGATTGGCATTCTGTTGTCTTGCCGGCAGGTACCTTTAGAACCTACTCCTCCCCCATACATTCACAGGGTTTGCTGCTTAAAGGTAAATCATAGAGATACTAATACTATTATAAAAGCTGTACCGCGTAAGTTAATCTTAACATTGCGTACATGTAAATTTGAAAATTCTTATGTCTCGTATAAGTGCCTCACGATTAACGCTCCAGCACGTATAACTATTATGTAGTGTTATGGCaaattttctttcgcatgcgcACAATTAATATATTGTACACTAACCGATTATCCGTTCTTGCTCCCTCTCTTCTCATCTATGCCACTTgccaataataaaaataatgctaAACAAATCGTATACCATTCGGTTCTTGGTTGTCCGTTGATCGATCAATGTCTTTTCTAATAgcatagaatagaatagaatagaatgcgATAAAATATACATAATTGTATGCTAAAGTTGAATTTGTTACACGGTttaattcgatgaaaatatgtGTAGATTGAAGCAGCTGATAAACAATTGAAAGCAACACGCAGATTCTTGGATGAACAAGCAAGCGAAAGAGAAGTGGAACGAGACGAAGCAGCCAAACAAATACATCTTTTGCAGGGACAGTTGAAGGAGCGCGAACGCGAAAAGGGAAGAGACTTGCGTATCACCTCGGAGGTAATTTCATGTTTGATTGTCTCTAAACGGGAAAAACAGAACAAGAACGATTTTGCCTTATtttatcgttattcgaatagcaAAGATTTCTACTTATTTTTTCGTGCGATTCAATTAATACATAAAACTCGGCTAGAAGAAACAACAACTAATCGTTTTCTCATATATTCCGGCTTGGGTTTCCTTCCTctccctctatttctctctccccccccccccccataatTTTCACTGACTCGTCGAGTATGCAAAAAATGATTCGGCTAATCGATAAAGCGTGGAGGGTATCTTGCCAATTAATTATTGTTTCTACGACTATCATTGTTTATATTATACCTATACTGCGATTAGGCAGCTTATAACCACGCATCGTCACTGATTGTATTAACACAAGTTTTCCTGCACTCTGGTTTTGGTTTTCTGTATGTCGCACAAAGCA
This genomic stretch from Megalopta genalis isolate 19385.01 chromosome 5, iyMegGena1_principal, whole genome shotgun sequence harbors:
- the LOC117226934 gene encoding uncharacterized protein LOC117226934 isoform X2 → MSKVTDDDERRRRSLEAGREMLEKYKAERINKAKGPGHSQTDDASDEESFRIDKSIGRRESYMHEGVSSRDVTQSSVSMSEGEADGDLEGLAGRVAQLEEMLQGKEAIVEALHAEIDHLRAEASSPNSSQSQNSSIHGKDIISLYHTKLQEFEKAINKRDNLIEELTWSLQQALSARDNLVTQLSSLNAVQIPDKGRAGTVNSANMQDKIDALEATLSNQRSIIEKLNGQLIQSQERERTLEMERETRNAEISDYKLQINNLNEQIRLGATDKNLNIAETLEQQKKYEARVDKIKQDMQHILEKFTTETNINTARHQQELKEVAAKHETEIMNIQEMYEERLKQFKDENKVLADRLNKDLPDLETRHAKELSIFQAQMGHYKKTVEALKLELVNRSESQQTAQAELSQCKAKVNELKVQYENAHQIQELEHQKEREMLGEQIKLHKLQLEDITSKYVAATAILESKESIERSLEQALTNAATLKDENDSLKFKLDDLSSRYTAAQSLIENTQVHERTLSNRIFDLEKSLSRLSGINLSTFSGLNETAYQSLDEVAIQFHLTKQKLEEKAELEKLLIDKIENLEGEVRKTTEELEQANLARKSYEKQLKDTRNMCDKYKSELNSLKSLDTDGQSCSRDLFEKTEKDQQEIKQLKINLEQKEAELADSLRQVQDLSQKFQKSDEECQQLKNGLATAWAQCAEVEEKLNQTLALNESKLDSSVPMSSHDNTSTMRIKFNRTVNDTTTLSIDDTHDQSRDDNRLFYGRDDDSSDTTGVVASLQAKLASTLQENERLAKELERSLEAQLDYNRVKEKPKHYSTSMDNSIMEKHRVEEEEEEEEEEAPWKELRTAHSLKESVNQLRAEKELLRKEIDALICVHDKQINAIKVETASEIRKVQSLVSGVKDGTAELRDLKTELEMRHAKEMEELRTYFEQKCLLMEKQYSEEIFSQQSKKMSDNDSEIADLTESLYFGGAGDCMNVSNNLSERSSRVASPLALALADEQSKHNTNGLNKYELETTVKALQQELQNKIIEVQEVKLHYEKKLEEQKMTYEGELYGNRREPEKLEFLRNMVTRHCQTEWDAGALENGELTQLRAAYHHQLEEQIALAKLDIVNALQEQIQALLSVESEVDDIWSPELLELRDKLTGNAKREMQLLKDAHAAEVQRLKEEYSRNVARMIDRHQEELNKIRDGVPVTDSKKVLAQLGDSNVLEERNSLYKICATLRTLVEELLKYFLVCEEEVNDTLIGEIFKRQPRDGVGNERTLENTEDVKKLKNEEHASPSSSRLNSSGSRIRRVHFAPQTTEIISIMNSDSETWQTILGEKNDIVEKLKEELNSCVQRLKSENAEILAITNRKDGDRGQGGPFPKEVAWMNQMNEQLASKLQETESMILNYEQETEQLKLTVLDLQRKLINVENKKEIITEGYGENDDVGVEITLQDFTHLQEKARHVLSNGGEDCTVLLQLIEELCRQSDKLMEDARREKEDLQQQVPLEPTPPPYIHRVCCLKIEAADKQLKATRRFLDEQASEREVERDEAAKQIHLLQGQLKEREREKGRDLRITSESTLSPEPTSEVPVLQTSDINATVEALESQMREMSSLMSDTEARKIETESELKAAIDKIWVLRDIITDLEQQLQSKSEKEESLQLQIGQLETVIAAQTKNQQELVQELDTVKMGSESKQLNEHINHLQEELRKHKLSSEQFNANSTALKQMKSELREMQIQLDKRIKELESIHMCSSNLSLSQPSEDVSIREQIDAARCPTPDDPNSPPMLPLDQLLKLKEKMSKHARAEEVAFKRIKDLEMQVAALKNQNEELQAEQEILQQTTSEQLYQIEAMRGRLEQHKQNAPFAQRQATSRLELQLHEANTKFQSLESAVAEKDLELRDTLNQLDRVSQLLQEKESEIANVVQVERSTIQKLREHLEIVEEENRILQAKVGVQEHSQLELPRLIDSMLADKNEEIDHMKDQLSKKDKQLQLYSSLNLDETQLRELIRQTEPKNSARTLSDILSIHSECEETSEAVRGTNFTQTLPSVSTLRIPTAFVSAKIMDDTAALSPLDSTATSTTGKIGLRVPPLDLGSRSQSLSAASNQQSSEMDLLQPAEPTSRNSEENDGTPMNDSEKKNEYVIVDDKVDDKVDGKVDDESLVRSVCVTPRVKHVETSINEYIEEMEKLEHQLEIVREELRTKSEILAKREADLLSLQKLYNELQTEVKEVVETLTTDKCFYQNQYELSKTSENKIKKDLLEVENVLKLKTAEVQEQKCKIQVNEKIIMELSSENGKLKADIKEKEQQHANKCASLLRENAHELETMRSKVLRQDKQLNELKTKNELLKQEIVECQREMTEGLNNRDQTIRRLEEMVRRVSFSEASSPSNEKDEEIHHLQEYLKEKDKVIRQMNDDSKSLHRALETIQNKMKESGNVVELRRKLREEQKLNAELRNAMDKLNKELSDLKLATQRSQEDTDIEDMVQRELNLSAHLDRRLMNAIETDQEDGICKVENQVQTRGPRREGVQRSSELKLQLSQANRINDELKKLKDDLEIERGMLKCQIAEYEGRIFQLKSDLAMERKQVAKLNEELFAEKSLIRSLKIQIEKEHRSMESGHVQDSELIEFLQNKLKTSLDNEARLRNDLSLLRQEHKSLEIQLSLMKEHVQSQQSQKSDELPKLADLLETERKKYLSVMESLEKEERNSAELKDTLRKLQSEKNRFEKQLEVEVEEKEKLISSLALVEGIRDHLQTDLGRTKEELKAREEECEWLQKRIKTTSDAEIKRQEQRTSEQNQLKGLRREINNAREVMVDLEADMKQLREREMKLTETVESLREKETYLLKELSAAKDEETKLRDTIAELQQELRSFAERELELARELKNRYGGDKTATPTKLLQKIKELGDINKKYLNEKSMLQEKLVKALEDKEQLGQRVKSLESRLKRGIESRDANAAIGGDCADKLQHFYGKYIRADSRRKALTYQKRYLLTIVSGYQISEENTLSILAQLTSEQRSYTTAGRHKKSPRVRFKSAALVLISIHRMKWLIVRWSIGRRIGAQTLLWNVDQSYVPVQKLAMDHSPPVRERPVANEDGNFDGFALAQYYQRLKNIQQTLGLAMAESVNRQIHPE